The Mycobacterium sp. EPa45 genomic interval CGCCGCCGCCGCCGACGCGGCAACAGCGATGCGGTGACTGTCGCCGAACTGACCGGCGAGATCCCGATCATCCGGACCGGCGAGATTCCCGTCGTACGCGACGTCGAGGTCACCGAGGAACCGGAAACGGAAGAACCGGCCGAGGCCCCTGAGCCGCCGGTCGCCGCCACCAACGGCTCGGCCGCCGCAACAGAGCTGGTCGAGGACGAGCAGGTCGAGCACGAGGACGAAGGGCCGGAGCGGCCGTTCGATGGACCTCCCCCGCGCTCGGAGAGCCCGCTTCCGCGTCGCGAGGTGGGCCCGGAACGCAGCTACGACCCCCGTCCGCTGCGCCGGCCCGATTTCAAGTCCGACGTTGACGCGGACTCCGACGCCGAGCACATGACCTTCGACCCGGTCGACGAATCGGCACCCGTGCTGGACCTGGGCGCCGACGAGCAGGTCGACGAAGCCGCCGAGCTGCAGTCCTATCTGCGATCCTCGGCCGGCACCCTGTTCGGCGGCGGCACCGTGGCCGACGACATCGCCCGCGGCGGCGTGACGGTCGATGAGCGCGACGGCGACGCGGGGGCGAGCCAGACCGAAGCCGAGGACTATCCGCGCGAGGGCAAGCTCGCCGCGTTGTGGCGCGGGCTGCTGGTGGTGGGCCAGTCGATCCTCGCCGTCGCATTCGGTGCCGGGCTGTTCATCGCGTTCGACCAACTGTGGCGGTGGAACAACATCGTCGCACTGGTGCTGTCGGTGTTGGTCATCCTCGGTTTGGTGGTGGCCGTCCGAATCGTCCGCAAGACCGAGGACATCGCCAGCACGCTGATCGCCGTGGCGGTCGGCGCGCTGGTGACACTCGGACCGCTGGCGCTGCTGCAGTCGACCTGATTCGTCAGTGCGCCCAGCCATCAAGGTCGGTCTGTCGACGGCCTCGGTCTATCCACTGAGGACCGAGGCGGCTTTCGAGTACGCGGCCGAATTGGGTTACGACGGAGTTGAACTCATGGTTTGGGCGGAAACCGTGAGCCAGGACATCGGCGCCATCGCCAAGCTGTCTCGTCGGTACGACGTGCCGGTGTTGTCGGTGCACGCGCCGTGTTTGTTGATCTCACAGCGGGTGTGGGGAGCCAATCCCATACCGAAGCTGACCCGAAGCGTGCAGGCCGCCGAGCGGCTCGGCGCACAGACCGTCGTGGTCCACCCGCCGTTCCGGTGGCAGCGCCGCTACGCCGAGGGGTTCAGTGAGCAGGTGGCTGAATTGGAAAGCCGCAGCGACGTTCTGGTGGCAGTGGAGAACATGTTCCCGTTCCGGGCCGACCGGTTCTTCGGCTCTGGAGACCCGTCGATCGAGCGGATGCGCAAACGTGGCGGCCGACCCGGTGTCGGTATTTCGGCGTTCGCGCCGTCCTACGATCCGCTGGACGGCAACCATGCGCACTACACGCTGGACCTGTCGCACACCGCCACGGCGGGCACCGATGCCCTGGACATGGCCGAGCGGATGGGCGACGGCCTGGTGCACCTGCACCTGTGTGACGGCAACGGTGCATCCACCGACGAACATCTGGTGCCGGGCCGGGGAACCCAGCCGACGGTCGAGGTCTGCCAGAGGCTGGCCGCGAGTGACTTCACCGGGCATGTGATCCTGGAGGTCACCACCTCGGGTGCCCGCACCAAGGCAGAGCGCGAGGCGCTCCTGGTCGAGTCGCTTCAGTTCGCGCGCACCCATCTGCTGCGGTGACTACCGCGGTGCGCACACCTGTTGTCTGAGAAAGGATTGATGTATCCCCGGTTCGCTGACGCGATGACGCTGCACCCTGTCGACGGTGGCTTCGAGGCAAACCTCAACGAGCACTGGACAATTGGGCCCAAGATCCACGGTGGGGTGATGCTGGCACTGTGCGCCAACGCCGCCCGGGCGGCGTACGCGCAGCAGTCCGGCGGCCTGGATCGAAGCGACCGGGAAATGAACACAGCCGAGCCGGTGGCGGTGTCGGCGGACTTTCTGTCCGCGCCCGATCCCGGATCGGTACGACTGATCACGACCGTGCAGAAGCGTGGCCGCCGGATCGGTCTGGTCGACGTCGCGCTGACCCAGGGCGAGCGGACCTGCGTGCGGACCGTCGTCACCCTCGGTGATCCCGAGCACCACGTCGAGCCCCTGCTGTCGGCCAACCCGGTGACACCGCTGATGAGCGCCGAGCCGCCCGCGCACATCGAGCCGATCGGTCCCGGCCATCCGGCGGCGGCGATCAACAACCTGGCCCGCGGCTGCGATATTCGGCCTGACCTCGACGAGACGCGCACCGAGGCCGGCGCGCCGGTGTACAAGATCTGGGTGCGGCCCAAGGACGGCCCGGTTGACGTGCTGTTCGCGCTGATGTGCGGCGACATCTCGGTTCCGGCCTGCTACGCCGTCGGCCGCCGCGGCTGGGCCCCGACGGTGCAGATGACGGCATACCTGAGGGGCATGCCCGACGACGGATGGCTGCGGGTGGCGTGCACGACGGCGCAGATCGGCCAGGACTGGTTCGACGAGGACCACACCGTGGTCGACAGCGCCGGGCGGATCGTCGTGCAGACCCGCCAACTGGCGTTGGTGCCCAGCGAATGATTTCGGCGCGCAACCCGCCGCCGGGCGAACGAACGCGCGCCGAAATCGCTGGGGTCGTTCGTGCCGCAAAGCGGCACGCATCGTCGCCCCGCTAGGGTTCCCCGCATGGCCAGAATCGCGATCATCGGCGGCGGGAGCATGGGCGAGGCGATCCTTGCGGGACTGCTTCGAGCGGGCCGGCAGGTCAAGGATCTCGTGATCTCCGAGCGCATGCCGGAGCGTGCCCGCTATTTGGGGGAGAAGTACTCGGTTCAGCTCGCTTCGGTGTCCGAGGCGGTCGAGACCGCGGCATTCGTGATCGTCGCGGTGAAGCCGGGCGATGCCGAGACCGTCGTCGCGGAGATCGCCGAGGCTGCTGCCCGGGCCGACAGCGACACCATCGAGCAGGTCTTCGTGACCGTTGCCGCGGGAGTGACGATCGGCTTCTACGAAGCGCGACTGCCCGCCGGGTCGCCGGTGATCCGGGTGATGCCCAATACGCCGGCTCTGGTGGGTGCAGGCGTCAGCGCCATGGCCGCGGGCCGGTTCGCCACCGCTGAGCAGCTCGCTGACGTCGCGGCGGTGTTCCGATGCGTCGGCGACGTGTTGACCGTCCCGGAGAGCCAGCTGGACGCCGTCACGGCCGTCTCCGGGTCGGGTCCCGCCTACTTCTTCCTGTTCGTCGAAGCGTTGGTCGACGCGGCGGTCGCCAACGGGCTCGGCAGGGCGGTCGCGACCGACCTCGCCGTGCAGACCATGGCCGGATCAGCGGCGATGCTGCTGGAACGCCTCGACGGCCAGCGCGCGGCCGGCGAAGACGCCGGGCTGGACACCTCTCCGGCCCGGCTGCGGGCGATGGTCACGTCCCCGGGCGGCACCACTGCCGCTGGCCTGCGGGAACTCGAGATTGGTGGGGTGCGTGCGGCTGTGGCGGCCGCCGTCGACGCCGCAAAAACCCGCTCTGAGCAGCTAGGAATTACATCAGAGTAGTTCAAGAAATTTCTGATGGATTGACCCACACCCGTCGCAGTAACCCCATCCGCCACGCTATTCTCCTCGTGTATGCACGGCTGGGTGCCAGCGGTGGGGAAGCCGCTGGAACTGCCCGTGCCTGACGGATTGGGTTGCGATGACGTCTATGAACGGGCCATCGGCGCGGGATTCGGCTGGAAAATCGGCGCGTGATGCCGGCGGCGCCGACAGCCCGCCCGCCGCTCGAGCTCAATTTCTCACCGTCGCCGAAGTCGCCGCGCTGATGCGCGTCAGCAAGATGACGGTCTACCGCCTGGTGCACAACGGCGAGTTGCCCGCTGTGCGGGTGGGCCGGTCGTTCCGGGTGCATGCCAAGGCCGTCCACGACCTGCTGGAGACGTCGTACTTCGACGCCGGCTGATCGGTCGTCGCGCAGGCGCTCATCGCTGGGTGACCAGCTGGTCGGCAACAGGTCGTTTTCCGTTCCGCATGCCTGCTTAGGTAAGGTGTCCGGGACACAAGAAGCCTGCTCTGGTGCAGGCACTGCGAGGATTTAGGTAGCGGATTTTCATGGGTTCAGTCATCAAGAAGCGGCGTAAGCGCATGTCGAAGAAGAAGCACCGCAAGCTGCTGCGTCGTACCCGGGTCCAGCGCAGAAAACTCGGCAAGTAGTCGTCGCAACCCGGTCTGGCTCGGCCGCCGTCGAGCCGTGCCGGGTTTCGGATGAGCCGATAGGCTGTTGAAGATGTCTTCCGGCGGTATCGACAACGAAGCTCCGCATTACCCGAAGGTCGTGCTGGTCACCGGGGCGTGCAGGTTCCTCGGTGGGTACCTCACCGCGCGCCTGGCGCAGAACCCGTTGATCAACAAGGTCATCGCCGTGGACGCCGTCGCGCCCAGCAAGGACCTGCTGCGCCGGATGGGCCGCGCCGAGTTCGTCCGCGCTGACATTCGAAATCCGTTCATCGCCAAGGTGATTCGCAACGGCGAGGTCGACACCGTGGTGCATGCGGCCGCAGCCTCCTACGCTCCGCGCTCTGGTGGGCGCGCAACGTTGAAGGAAATCAACGTCATGGGCGCCATGCAGTTGTTCGCCGCCTGTCAGAAGGCGCCGTCGGTGCGACGGGTGATCCTCAAGTCGACCTCCGAGGTCTATGGCTCCCATCCGCACGATCCGGTGGCCTTCACCGAGGACAGCAGCAGCCGCCGTCCGCCCGCGGAGGGTTTCGCCCGCGACAGCATCGACATCGAGGGCTATGCGCGCGGCCTGGGCCGGCGCAGGCCCGACATCGCGGTCACCATCCTGCGGCTGGCCAACATGATCGGCCCGGGGATGGATACCGCGCTCTCGCGTTATCTGGCCGGACCTCTGGTGGCCACGGTGCTCGGCCACGATGCGCGGCTGCAGCTGCTGCATGAGCAGGATGCGCTCGGCGCGCTGGAGCGGGCCACGATGGCGGGCAAATCGGGCACCTTCAACATCGGCGCCGACGGCGTGATCATGATGTCGCAGGCAATCCGGCGGTCCGGGCGAGTTGCGATTCCACTGCCGAATTCCGCGGTTTGGGCACTGTATTCGTTGCGCAGGGCAGGCCGGACCTCCGACCTCAACCGTGACCAGATGGACTGGTTAAATTACGGCCGCGTCATGGACACCACCAGGATGCGCTCCGAGTTGGGCTTTACGCCGAAATGGACGACGATGGAGGCATTCGACGACTACGTGCGCGGCCGAGGATTGACCCCGATCATCGATCCGAAATGGGTACGATCTGTGGAGAGTCGCGCGGTCGCCGTTGCGCAGCGGTGGGGCGGCTGAGACCGATGGTGGGGAGAAGGTAAGAAGTGCCGGGTGAATCAAAAGCGAAAGTGATTCCGCTGCACTCGAATACGAGTCGGGTTGCGGCCGCTCGCCGCGCCGCGCAGCGTGCCGAAGCCGCGCGCCGACATCCCTCGCTGCTGTCCGATCCCGGTACTCGCGCCTCGGCGGAGGAGATCGCCGCCGTCGTCCGGGAAATCGATTCGCGCCGCGGAGCCAGTGGAATGGGGCCCATCGATGAGGCTCCCAATGAACTGGCGCAACGTATTTCGGCAGTCGCCGATTACGTCACCAAGCGATTCACCGGTGACTATTCGGTCGACGAATTCGGCTTCGACCCGATGTTCAACGACGCCGTCGTCATGCCTTTGCTGCGGGTGTTTTTCAAGAATTGGTTCCGGGTCGAGGTCAGTGGCATCGAGAATCTGCCGAAAAAGGGCGCCGGACTGGTGGTGGCCAATCACGCCGGAACGTTGCCGATCGACGGGATGATGTTGTCGGTGGCGGTACACGACCATCACCCGGCGAACCGGGATGTGCGGTTGCTGGCCGCGGACATGGTCTTCGACATGCCGGTGCTCGGACC includes:
- a CDS encoding 30S ribosomal protein bS22, which gives rise to MGSVIKKRRKRMSKKKHRKLLRRTRVQRRKLGK
- a CDS encoding sugar phosphate isomerase/epimerase codes for the protein MRPAIKVGLSTASVYPLRTEAAFEYAAELGYDGVELMVWAETVSQDIGAIAKLSRRYDVPVLSVHAPCLLISQRVWGANPIPKLTRSVQAAERLGAQTVVVHPPFRWQRRYAEGFSEQVAELESRSDVLVAVENMFPFRADRFFGSGDPSIERMRKRGGRPGVGISAFAPSYDPLDGNHAHYTLDLSHTATAGTDALDMAERMGDGLVHLHLCDGNGASTDEHLVPGRGTQPTVEVCQRLAASDFTGHVILEVTTSGARTKAEREALLVESLQFARTHLLR
- the proC gene encoding pyrroline-5-carboxylate reductase; the encoded protein is MARIAIIGGGSMGEAILAGLLRAGRQVKDLVISERMPERARYLGEKYSVQLASVSEAVETAAFVIVAVKPGDAETVVAEIAEAAARADSDTIEQVFVTVAAGVTIGFYEARLPAGSPVIRVMPNTPALVGAGVSAMAAGRFATAEQLADVAAVFRCVGDVLTVPESQLDAVTAVSGSGPAYFFLFVEALVDAAVANGLGRAVATDLAVQTMAGSAAMLLERLDGQRAAGEDAGLDTSPARLRAMVTSPGGTTAAGLRELEIGGVRAAVAAAVDAAKTRSEQLGITSE
- a CDS encoding helix-turn-helix domain-containing protein; amino-acid sequence: MTSMNGPSARDSAGKSARDAGGADSPPAARAQFLTVAEVAALMRVSKMTVYRLVHNGELPAVRVGRSFRVHAKAVHDLLETSYFDAG
- a CDS encoding lysophospholipid acyltransferase family protein — encoded protein: MPGESKAKVIPLHSNTSRVAAARRAAQRAEAARRHPSLLSDPGTRASAEEIAAVVREIDSRRGASGMGPIDEAPNELAQRISAVADYVTKRFTGDYSVDEFGFDPMFNDAVVMPLLRVFFKNWFRVEVSGIENLPKKGAGLVVANHAGTLPIDGMMLSVAVHDHHPANRDVRLLAADMVFDMPVLGPIARKAGHTMACTTDAHRLLAGGELTAVFPEGYKGLGKPFRDRYKLQRFGRGGFVSAALRTKAPIIPCSIVGSEEIYPMIADVKLLARVLGLPYFPITPLFPLAGPAGLIPLPSKWHIAFGKPIETASYDEAAADDPMITFDLTDQVRETIQQTLYQLLTKRRNMFFG
- a CDS encoding thioesterase family protein, which produces MTLHPVDGGFEANLNEHWTIGPKIHGGVMLALCANAARAAYAQQSGGLDRSDREMNTAEPVAVSADFLSAPDPGSVRLITTVQKRGRRIGLVDVALTQGERTCVRTVVTLGDPEHHVEPLLSANPVTPLMSAEPPAHIEPIGPGHPAAAINNLARGCDIRPDLDETRTEAGAPVYKIWVRPKDGPVDVLFALMCGDISVPACYAVGRRGWAPTVQMTAYLRGMPDDGWLRVACTTAQIGQDWFDEDHTVVDSAGRIVVQTRQLALVPSE
- a CDS encoding SDR family oxidoreductase, with product MSSGGIDNEAPHYPKVVLVTGACRFLGGYLTARLAQNPLINKVIAVDAVAPSKDLLRRMGRAEFVRADIRNPFIAKVIRNGEVDTVVHAAAASYAPRSGGRATLKEINVMGAMQLFAACQKAPSVRRVILKSTSEVYGSHPHDPVAFTEDSSSRRPPAEGFARDSIDIEGYARGLGRRRPDIAVTILRLANMIGPGMDTALSRYLAGPLVATVLGHDARLQLLHEQDALGALERATMAGKSGTFNIGADGVIMMSQAIRRSGRVAIPLPNSAVWALYSLRRAGRTSDLNRDQMDWLNYGRVMDTTRMRSELGFTPKWTTMEAFDDYVRGRGLTPIIDPKWVRSVESRAVAVAQRWGG